Within the Micromonospora tarapacensis genome, the region CACGTGACCGCACGGCTACCGGTGTTCCCGCTCGCCACGGTGCTCTTCCCCGGGCTGGTCCTGCCGCTGCACATCTTCGAGGAGCGCTACCGCGCCCTGGTCCGCCACCTGGTCGGGCTGCCCGAGGGGGCACCACGCGAGTTCGGTGTGGTGGCCATCCGCAGTGGCTGGGAGGTCGCGCCCGCCGCCGGTCGCAGCGCGGTCGGCACCGGGGAGGTGACGCTGCACGAGGTGGGCTGCACGGCCGAGCTCCGGCAGGTCACCGAGCTGGCCGACGGGGGCTTCGACATCGTCACCGTGGGGCGGCGGCGGTTCCGGGTGGCGGACATGGACCGCCACTCCGCGCCGTACCTGACCGCCGAGGTGCGGTGGCTGCCCGAGCCGACCGGCCCGGACGAGGTGGCCGCCGTGCTGGCGGCCCGGGTGATCGCCGTCTTCCGGCAGTACCTCGGCCTGATCCGGCCCGAGGCCGGTGAGCTGACCGAGCAACTGCCCGAGGATCCGACCGTGCTCTCCCACCTGGTGGCCGCGACCGCGGCGCTGACGGTGGCGGACCGGCAGCGGTTGCTCGCCATCGACGACACGGCGGCCCGGCTGCGCGCCGAGCTGAACCTGCTCAATCGCGAGGCGGCGCTGCTGCGCCAGGTGCGGGCGGTTCCGGTGCCGCTGGCGGAGCTGGCCACGGCGCCGCCGACCCCGAACTGACCCCGTCCGCCGCCGCAACGGACGGGTCGGCCGGCGGATACCCGGCGAGCCAGGTCATGGCCGGCTCCGGCCGCAGCGACGGCCACCGCGACCAGCCCGCCAGCAGCGTGTACGCCACGGCCGCACCGAACGCCGGCAGCAGCAGGTTGCCGAACGGCACCGGCAGCACCCCGAGGAACAGGTCGATCCCGCCGGCCCGCAGGTCCGCCGGCTTGGTGAAGGGCGTCCCGTCCGGTGCGGTCTCCAGCAGCCGCTGGTAGCCGGCCAGCCCGACCCGGCGCCCCACCTGCCAGGCGACCACGCCGGCGGCGAGCCCGCCGGCCACCACCACGACCAGCCCGACCGGCCCCCGGCGCCGCCGCAGCACGAACCACACGGCGAGCGCGGCGAGCACCCCGAACGCCAGCCCGAACAGGCTGAACCACCCGTCGGCGGCGATCGGTTGCTCCGGCTGCGCCTGACCGTAGACCGCGCCGTCGCCACTCTTGATCACCGGGGTGGCCGGCGCGACCGCCGCCCAGAGCAACCCCAGCGGGGCACCCAGCAGGCCCAGGAGCAGCACCGTCACCGCCCCGACGACCGCCGTACGGGCGGCGCGGCTCGGTGGTGGCGGCGCCGGCTGCGGGACTGCCGGCGATGCCGGTACGGGCGGTTCGGCGGCGGAGGTGTCCGGGCTCACCCGATGATCCTCGCAGTTCCCCGCGCAAGCCGTGCACGGTGTCGGCACCGCGGCCGGGTGACGTCCCGGTGCGAGCCGGCCGGTGAGGTGGCCACCCCGCTCAGCGGCCGAACGGTTCCAGCATCGCCGACGCCGCCCGCAGCCACGCCTGCCGGGTCTCGGCCTGGAGCTGGTGGTACTCGATCGAGGAGCCGGTCTCCAGGACCGGGTCGTACGGCACCACCGTCACCGCCCGGGTCCGGGTGGCGAAGTGCCGCTCCAGGTCCTCCTGCAACGGCAGCCGTCCGGGCGTGGGGCAGGAGATCAGGGTGACCGCGTTGTCGGCCAGCTCGCCCATCCCCTCCTCGTGCAGCAGGTCGAGCATCCAGTCCGCGCTGAACGCCGCGTCCTCGCGCGGCACCGTGGTGACCACCAGCTGATCGGCGGCCTGCATCACGGTGCGCCAGTTCGGGCTCTCCACGTTGTTGCCGGTGTCCACGCAGATCACGTCGTGGGTGCGGCGCAGCAGCTCCAGCACCCGCTTCACGGTGAACTGGTCCAGCCGCTGGGCGAACCGGGGGCTCTCCTCACCGGCCAGCACGTCGTACGAGCCGTCGGAGGCGTGCCGGAGGTAGTCGTCGAGAATCTCCAGCAGTTCCGGGCCCTCCCGGATCTCGATCTGGACGAGATCGGAGACCAGGTGCCGGATCGTCCGCGCGTGCCGGGCGCTGCCGGCGCGCAGGCCGAGGGTGCCACGCAGCTCGTTGTCGTCCCAGGCCAGCACGCCACGGCCGCGGACGCTGCCGACGGTGGCCGCGGCCAGCACGGTGGCCGTGGTCTTGTGCACGCCGCCCTTCGGGTTGGCGAAGGCGACCACCCGGGGCGTGCCCAGCTCCCGGCGGAGCACGGCGGCGGCCCGTTCGAGGTCGCTGCCGGCGCCCTGCGCACGCCACTCGATGCGCCCCGGCCGGCCGGCCACCGTCGTCGCCGGCGGCGCCGGGGTGGCGCCGGGGGCGCCGAGGGTGCCACCGGCGGGGAGGGCTGGTAGCCGCCGTTGTCCAACAACGCGTACCGGGACTCCGCCGGCGGCGCGGCGTGCCGGTAGCCGTTGTCCAGCAGCGTGTACCGGGACTCCACCGGATCGGGTCGGCGCGGCTCCGGCACCGCCGGGAGGACCGGCTCCGCCGGCTGTCCCCGGTACGGTTGGGCGGGATGCGTCGGGTCGACCCGATAGGCCGGCTCGGCCCGGTAGTCCGGTTCCGCGGCGTACGGTCGTTCGGCCGACTGCCCGATCGCCGCTGCCCGCCCCGCGAAGCCGGTGCCCGGTCCACGCCGGGACAACCGCTCGGACGGTGGCGGCGCATCCTCGGCCGGCTGCTCGGCGGCGGGCGGCTCCGCGCTGCGGCCACCGAGGCGGGCTCGGTCGAGCAGCGCCCGCCACCGCGGTGCCGGTTCGGCGGGCCGTCCCCAACCGGTCTCGCTGCCCTCCACGGCTCGCCTCCCCAGCGCTTCGGTTTACGTCTGACAGGCTACGAACGAAAGCCTATTCAGGCCACACCGGACGGCACACCGATGTGTCGGCAACCGTCACGGTGTCGACTCCACGTCGTCACCCTCGACGGCGTCTGCCGAGGTGGAAAGCGTCCCAGGTGTCATCGCCGAGGGTGTGGGCGAGGGCGCCACGGGTGATGGTGACGAATCCGTCACCCCGGCCGGCTCCGACGATCGTTTCTCCGGGACCGGCGACGATCGTTCCTCCGGGACCGGCGACGATCGTTCCTCCGGGACCGGCGACGATCGTTCCTCCGGGACCGGATCCGCGGTGGGCGAACCGGTGACGGTGCCCGGTGTGGCGTCCGGCGTCGGTTCCCGATCGGCCGGCGGCCGGACCACGTCCCGCTGCTCGGGCAGCGGCGGGGTGAACACCGCCCGCTCCAGCCGGTGGACCTCCGGCGCCGGGTCGACGACCCGTACGTTGGGACGGGCCGCCACGCCCCGCAGTTCCACCGGCGCGGCGCGTACCACCAGGCCGTAGAGGCAGGCGCAGCCCGCCCGGTAGGCCGCCGCCTCCGCCGCCGCGACCTGCGCGCCGCTGCGGTACAGCTGGCGCAGTTCGCGCTCCTGCGGCCCGCCGCCACCCAGCGCGGTGGCCCGAGCGCGGTAGTCCGCGGCCTCCCGCTCCTTGCGTTCGGCGAGCTTGACCATGCCGGCCGTCACGTCCTCCGGCACCCGCTGGGCGGGGATGCGGACGAGTTCGGTCTGCCGGCCCGGCAGCGGCACCCGCGCGAAGACGACCGCGACGCCCACGTCACCGACCAGCGCCGCGAGCGACTGCGGGGTGAGGTACCGGCTCAGCGAGACCAGGGCGTAGGTGCCCTCGCCGAGCAACCCGCTGCCGACCAGCGCCGCCAGGTCGGCCGCCGCCGTCCGCTCGTAGCCGGGGATCGAGTCGCCGTCGACGACCCCCACCCGGGTCACCTCGCCGACGGTGCGGTCCGGCAACGGCGGACCGCCCGTGGCGAGCACGGCCGTGGCCAGCACGGCGGCGCACGACAGCGTCGTCACCCATCCCAGCACCGGCACCCGGGCCGGGCCCTGGCCGAGCCGGCTGACCACGACGGAGAGGCGGGGCAGCAGTCGCTGATCCAGCTGCCGCAGCAGATCGCCGGCGCGCACGGGCGGTCCCCTCGTCGGTCGGTCGGGACGGGTGGCGCGCGTCAGTCACGGAGTCTGTCCAGCGCGCGTCCCAGATCGTCAGGGTAGTCGCTGACGAAGCGGACCTCGTCCCCCGTACGGGGGTGCTGGAAGCTCAACTCTCTGGCGTGCAACCACTGCCGATCCAGTCCGAGCCGGGCGGCGAGAGTGGGATCCGCGCCGTACGTGAGGTCACCCACGCACGGATGCCGCAGCGTGGAGAAGTGCACCCGGATCTGGTGGGTACGACCGGTCTCCAGCCGTACGTCGACGAGGCTGGCCGAGGGGAACGCCTCGATGGTGTCGTAGTGGGTGATGCTCGGCTTCCCGTCGGAGACCACCGCCCAGCGGTAGTCGTGCTGCGGATGCCGGTCGATGGGTGCGTCGACGGTGCCGCGCAACGGATCCAGGTGCCCCTGCACCACCGCGTGGTAGCGCTTCTCCACCTCGCGGTACTTGAAGGCCCGCTTCAGGGCGCTGTACGCCTGCTCGCTCTTGGCCACCACCATCACCCCGGTGGTGCCGACGTCGAGCCGGTGCACCACCCCCTGCCGCTCGGCGGCACCGCTGGTGGCGATGGTGTGCCCGATCGCGGCGAGCCCGCCGATCACGGTCGGGCCGGCCCAGCCGGGGCTGGGATGCGCGGCCACCCCGACCGGTTTGTCGACCACCACGATGTCGTCGTCGGCGTGGACCACCCGCAGGCCGGGCACCGCCTGGGGGACCACGGTCGGCGCCGCCGCCGGCGTCGGCAGCGTGACCTCCAGCCAGGAGCCGGCCCTGACCTTGTGCGAGTTGGGCCGGACCGCGCCGTCGACCAGCGCCCCACCGGCGTCGACGAGCGCGGCGGCGGTGGTCCGGGAGAGGCCGAACAGCCGGGCGACGGCCTGGTCGAGACGCATCCCGTCGAGACCGTCGGGTACCGGCAGGCTGCGTTGGTCGCCCCCGGCGGCGAAGGTGGCGGTCATGCGCCGTCCCGCCGCCCGCCGTCGGTGTCGCCCGGCTCCCCGGTCGTGGCGGCCTGCCGGGCCGCGTCACCGTCCCTGGCCCGGTCGCCATCCTTGCCGCCGGCCCGCCGGTGGTCGTCGGCCGGCGCCCGGGTGCCGTCGCGCTGCCGACCGGTGAACTCCAGCCCGACGGCCAGCAGCACGCCGCAGACCAGTGCGCTGTCGGCCACGTTGAAGATCGGGAAGACCCGACCGTACGGGTCGAAGACGCTGATCATGTCGACCACGTGGCCGACGAACCAGCCCGGGGCCCGGAAGATCCGGTCGATCAGGTTGCCCACGACTCCGCCGACCACCAGGCCGAGCGAGATCGCCCACGGCACCGAACGCAGCGCGCGCGCCATCCAGGCGATCCAGCCCAGCACGCCGACCGCGATCAGCGGGAAGATCCAGGTGTGGTCCCTGCCGAGGCTCCACGCGGCCCCGCTGTTGCGGGTCAGCGAGAGGTAGACCGCGCCACCCAGCAGCCGGACCGGTTCACGGTCGCTCAGCTCGAGCAACGCCAGATGCTTGGTCAGCACGTCGACCGTCAGCGCGAACGCCGCGAGGCAGAGGAGGATCGTGACGGGCCGGCGCCGCGATCTCGTGGTGGTGCCCGGCTCGGCGGTGCCGGACCCGGCGGGCGGTGCTGCGCTCATCTACTCCCCATCGACAGTCGCGGCGGTGTGTCACACGGCCGCACGGGCACCGGGGAGTGCGCCGTCAGCGCCGCTCCGCCAGTTGCTTGCAGGTCACGCAGAGGGTGGCCGACGGGAAGGCGGCCAGCCGCTCCACCGGGATGGGGTTGCCGCACCGCTCGCACCAGCCGTAGCCACCCTCGTCGAGACGCTCCAGGGCGCGCTCGACCTGCGTGATCCGTTCCAGGATGCTGTTGGCGAGGGAGATCTCCTGCTCCCGCTCGAACGTCTTGGTGCCGGTGTCGGCCTGGTCGTCCCCGGCCGAGTCGGTCAAGCGATCGCGCTGCAACTCGGTGATCTCGCTCAGCGTCTGATCGTACTCGGCTCGCAGTTCGTCATGCCGCGCCGCCAACGCGGCTCGGATCTTCTCGGTTTCCGCGGCACTGCGGGTGGACTTCGGCGCCGGCTTGCGGCCTGCGGTCCTGGTGTCGGCTGGCTTGGCCATAGTCGCTCCCTCGGCCACGGAGCCGCGGTGGGTCCGCGACGCCTCGACAGGGGCGCGCCGGCATCGACCGCCCCGAGTACAAAACGGGCGCGCGGCGACTAGGCCGCGCACTCCGGAGGTTGGCAAGGATACGGAACGTACAGGCGTCCGACAACGTGCCGCACCGGATCGCCCGATTCGCCCCGACTCCATGCAGATCGGGGCAAAGGGAACGCTAGCAGATCGGCGCAGCTCAACCGGCCGGTTCATTGCCGTCGCGCAACCGGCTCAGTCGCCCGACCAGATCCGGCGGTGCCGGGGTGATCAGGAAGAGTTTGTCCCGGCTCGCCGAGCCGGTACGCAACGACACCGCGGCCGGGCGGACGCCGAGCGCGGCGGCCAGCGCACGCCGGGCGGCCTCGGTGGCCCGGCCGTCGACCGCGGGAGGGCTCACCGCGATCACGAGTGCGGGCCCGTGCGGTCCGTCGAACCGGCCGCCCACCCGGGCCCGGGACGCACCCGGTTTCACCCGCACAGCGACGGTGAGCGCATCGGCCATCAAGGTCGGCTCAGCGGCGTCCGGATTCCGACAGCAGCGTGGTGCCCGGAGTGCAGTGCGCGCAGGAGGTGAAGCCGAGTTCGACCGCTTCGGCGACGGGCAGCGGCTCGTGCTCCCGCCCGACCAGGTGCGGGCACTCGCTGAGGTGGTAGCGCGGTCGGCCGTCGACCACCCGCACCTCGGCCGAGAGGCGGGCCACCCGCGCCGCCTGCGCCACGGTGATCTCCTGAGCCGCCGGCTCGTCGTCGTAGCCGTCGGCGTCCGCGACCCGCGGGCCCGTCACCGGTGAACTCGCCGGTGAGCCGGGTGGTTGCCGCCACCCGACGTCACCGGTGTCACCAGTTGCCGGCGCGTACTGCGCCGGGATACCCGGCTCGGGGCCGGCAGGGTCCCGTGGCGGGGCTCCGCCCGACACCGAGCCCCGGCCGGTGGCCGCCTGGCGGGCGCCCGCGACCAGTGCCACGGCGGCCAGCAGGCTGGCCGCGATCGAGACGACCAACAGCGAGCTGGAGCCACCGGCCAGGCCGAACACCAGTAGCACCACCGCGACCAGGATGAGCGCGAGACTGATGACTATCACGGCTCACCCCCCGCCGCGTCGTACCGATGAGGAAGGTCAGGTGATCGCCGCGTCCGCGACGACCACCGGCCCGTGTCAGCGACCGGCCTCGAGCGCCCCGGAGCGGCCTCCACCGTAGGAACCGGCCAGGCCGGCGGCGGCGAGGCCGTTGCCGGCGGCCCGGGTGTTGTCACCGCGGGTCATCTCGGCCTCCAGGCCCTGGCCGCGGCCGTCGAGGTCACGCAGCTGGCTCTCCAGGTACGCCTTGAGCCGGGTGCGGTACTCCCGCTCGAACTGCTTGAGCTCCTCGATGTGCTTCTGCAACGCGGTGCGCTTGGCGTCCAGACCGCCCATGGCCTCCTGGTGCCGCTGCCGGGCGTCACGCTCGAGCGCGTCGGCCTTGGCCCGGGCCTCCCGGGTGACCTCCTCGGCCTTCGAGCGGGCCTCGGAGAGCAGCTGGTCGGCCTCACGGCGGGCGTCGGAGACGTGGTCGTCGGCGGTCCGCTGGGCCATCATCAGCACGCGCAGCGCCTGCTGCTCGCCGTCACCGCCCGGCACCGCACCACCGGCGGTCCGGACCTGCTCCAACTCGGCCTGCATCGCGCGGGCGGCCTGCTCGGCGGAGGCCTTGTCG harbors:
- a CDS encoding DUF167 domain-containing protein; the encoded protein is MADALTVAVRVKPGASRARVGGRFDGPHGPALVIAVSPPAVDGRATEAARRALAAALGVRPAAVSLRTGSASRDKLFLITPAPPDLVGRLSRLRDGNEPAG
- a CDS encoding LON peptidase substrate-binding domain-containing protein — protein: MTARLPVFPLATVLFPGLVLPLHIFEERYRALVRHLVGLPEGAPREFGVVAIRSGWEVAPAAGRSAVGTGEVTLHEVGCTAELRQVTELADGGFDIVTVGRRRFRVADMDRHSAPYLTAEVRWLPEPTGPDEVAAVLAARVIAVFRQYLGLIRPEAGELTEQLPEDPTVLSHLVAATAALTVADRQRLLAIDDTAARLRAELNLLNREAALLRQVRAVPVPLAELATAPPTPN
- a CDS encoding signal peptidase II encodes the protein MSAAPPAGSGTAEPGTTTRSRRRPVTILLCLAAFALTVDVLTKHLALLELSDREPVRLLGGAVYLSLTRNSGAAWSLGRDHTWIFPLIAVGVLGWIAWMARALRSVPWAISLGLVVGGVVGNLIDRIFRAPGWFVGHVVDMISVFDPYGRVFPIFNVADSALVCGVLLAVGLEFTGRQRDGTRAPADDHRRAGGKDGDRARDGDAARQAATTGEPGDTDGGRRDGA
- a CDS encoding DUF2567 domain-containing protein codes for the protein MSPDTSAAEPPVPASPAVPQPAPPPPSRAARTAVVGAVTVLLLGLLGAPLGLLWAAVAPATPVIKSGDGAVYGQAQPEQPIAADGWFSLFGLAFGVLAALAVWFVLRRRRGPVGLVVVVAGGLAAGVVAWQVGRRVGLAGYQRLLETAPDGTPFTKPADLRAGGIDLFLGVLPVPFGNLLLPAFGAAVAYTLLAGWSRWPSLRPEPAMTWLAGYPPADPSVAAADGVSSGSAAPWPAPPAAPEPPAPGAAAPPRD
- a CDS encoding DivIVA domain-containing protein gives rise to the protein MPLTPADVHNVAFKKPPIGKRGYDEEEVDAFLDEVERELARLIEENNELRAQVERGGRGGAPAGPGGDARLAAELNDVKAQLDRVQRDKASAEQAARAMQAELEQVRTAGGAVPGGDGEQQALRVLMMAQRTADDHVSDARREADQLLSEARSKAEEVTREARAKADALERDARQRHQEAMGGLDAKRTALQKHIEELKQFEREYRTRLKAYLESQLRDLDGRGQGLEAEMTRGDNTRAAGNGLAAAGLAGSYGGGRSGALEAGR
- a CDS encoding TraR/DksA family transcriptional regulator — encoded protein: MAKPADTRTAGRKPAPKSTRSAAETEKIRAALAARHDELRAEYDQTLSEITELQRDRLTDSAGDDQADTGTKTFEREQEISLANSILERITQVERALERLDEGGYGWCERCGNPIPVERLAAFPSATLCVTCKQLAERR
- a CDS encoding RluA family pseudouridine synthase produces the protein MTATFAAGGDQRSLPVPDGLDGMRLDQAVARLFGLSRTTAAALVDAGGALVDGAVRPNSHKVRAGSWLEVTLPTPAAAPTVVPQAVPGLRVVHADDDIVVVDKPVGVAAHPSPGWAGPTVIGGLAAIGHTIATSGAAERQGVVHRLDVGTTGVMVVAKSEQAYSALKRAFKYREVEKRYHAVVQGHLDPLRGTVDAPIDRHPQHDYRWAVVSDGKPSITHYDTIEAFPSASLVDVRLETGRTHQIRVHFSTLRHPCVGDLTYGADPTLAARLGLDRQWLHARELSFQHPRTGDEVRFVSDYPDDLGRALDRLRD